actcaagatatgcctatacgagagagcaacaagaactctggaagtgatcttttgaaattcagagaagaCGTTGGAGATAAAGATTTAGAGATCCATTCATTCAACGCACctggtttgaatttggacaaacttgtagcacaaggttatgatggaggctcaacaatggctggtgaaattctcagggttcaaaatatcataagagaCAAGTACAAGAAAGCAATTTATTTCCGTTGTGCCTCCACtaggttgaatttagtaataaatgacatcagtaaaataactgagattcgtaatagcattggcaccgttaatgacattatagtcttttttcgagagagtaccttaagaagaaatctgattccaaatattcctttgttttgtgaaactcgTTGGTCAGCCAAATATAAATCTTAGCGGGTTATcgctgaaaacttcaatactattttcaaaactctttttgctataaaatctggagaaCACTACACtacacatttttattaattttgtagattttcaccgtcatataaatttaattatagaaatatgtggaaaacatcgCTCAGAATGCATGCTTCacagaatttttttccaaagcatcaactattgctcagagtctcaatatagagattggaaaaccacgaatttgcggtagacaaatatacagatctaattatgaagcagattcagctgaagattacttcgaaaaatctatattcatcccatatttagatcatttgatttcagcccttgaaacgagattctcgaaagaacatataatgcttttttctttcttcaattttttgccaaagaattcaaaattactagatattgaaaatttcgcatctaaggtcggcaatatgtataacattggaaatttagaaagtgaattgaacatttggaatgagtcacaaatggatgaaaacataaaaattgaagatcttatcggacaatgtAAGTTTTCTCCTGCTATCGAAGAATGCCTTAACTTCTCCTTACATTTCCATGTACTACTCGTGCTATAGAGCGTAGTTTCagcgcagaattaaattttagatCAGAATGAAATAtgcctactctgttgtatagcgattaagtattttgtcttcagaattaatattgtttttatgtgttgttttttgcaatttatgatttgttaattttgataatatacttgtttgttgtttttacaTTTTGGAGCAATTATGtgctattttgaatcatattttagtatcaTGTTTTAAACCCCATTGTTTGCGTCATTCactgtatatttcaagattaattattattcttttattatttttatgaacatagttttatcgagcatatatgtatatattttcatttcgttattactcgtttttttttctttatttatcagcaattataataattatttcatgtcGTTCCCCatattgttatatttatttttttgtaaattgttCCATTCAATGTGACTCTTTTTGAAAAGAGTTACCGTATTATTTCACATCACCCTTAGCTTTGATTATAAATCCATAATTAATGGGTTTTGGAGGCTAACCTCTTGTCTCTTTCTTCAGCAATGGACAATTTGATACCCTTTCCTCTTGGGAGGGAGACTATGTTGTTgatgttaaaaaaaatgttgaagtggaaaacatcataatttttattttgcactgTCCTCCCCCACtcatgaatataaatacagaaaaagaaagaaacggaatactaatatCGCTTACGATAATCATGAACGccttatcaattttcaataattttcattttttgccccccctgagaaaaatttctgcgggcgcccatgatgataatcgtttacagattccagttctacacagaaagaatgtttgaaaaagactgctgtgccttccagaaatctttctgttggatctactaccacaaaggaagaacctgaatgttctagtagtagatctgaaagattgaatcaaagaaatattaacaaagaaaaacttattgctgaagaatgctcttgtgaagaaatcgaacctgatctacaatctacttcccaagatgaaatcgaagctgcacaaggtctattacagcatcttcagggtcagcctgattataatgggcctaaaactttcaaggatttcgaagtgcaagtgaatactcccaaagtatcttctttgtgtgacctgataacaacagatagagctctgaacagttttactggtctcaataatatgaaactataagATACAATAGTAAAAGCAGTACAATAtatttacagtgatcaaagatcagatcgtttaacaatcaagcagtgtattgttttagttttaacataattgaaatgtgatctttcatatgtgacattatctgttttatttggcatttcacaagaattgtgccaaagatacattgtcttcaaatctaaggtacctttacacaatattggaaaaattcctcagaaatatttggacatgtacTCTGAAactctatatattttttctcagggcacactgatgatacttctctatcacattttaattattttgaaatagtcgtataatatgccgaatatattttcaaaataaatacatttcataagtgaaatattttcaattgaattctcattattttttggtGATTCataagtcaagcaataatttaattcgataaataggtatcgatatgagtagttttaagtaacctagttatataaatttatttttagaaacatttcatgtaaattgagttatgtcttaacttaataaataaatgaaaatagatATGCAACTTTCTGtaatattcctaaaaatattcaatacattagcatttgtaatattttgttgggactgtataattgaagggtaatgtgaaatgatcaattcggataagtaaaaaaacctttcaactaaagtttattagtcatgcaaataacatgtaacatttttattatgtgaccagcatttaaaacttcttcaccttcataaacacttctagaagtgtttgtacctttaagataccccaagtattctactaaactcagtcttgccatttggacctaaaaaaggtactattagaatcctgtagtataataatgttgattgaaccgttcacatattatatgcacacggttgttattcgtcatttttcgaagtcttccatccttgcataactttcaatatcactagactgaactgaaacaaagGATGATACCTActgcctttacctaaaatgaaaatattatatacacagtAACTTACTTTTTCACtatagaagtctgaaaagttttcatatttattgtaaaatcaaatttaaatagAGCAAATACAGtacacacacaactaatacaacaaaacactccaatgtcaacatttatagttctacgtctgCTCACCTTGGCGCTGCAATCTTATTTTCAGATGCCTATGCTCCCTCCTGTTATTCTATACTCaaacatagacctaatatcacaaATTATTAGGTCTATGTACTCAAAGAGTCAAAGCATAGACTAGTTAAAAATTCAAGTTTGCTATGGCTTGAAATGACAATTGACAATTAAAAATGccaaaaatagaaataaataataaatcttgtTTATTGTTGCCGTTGGTTAGTTTTATCTtaattcatattcatttataataataataactggtCGTTATTTGTATATACTAGGTACATCCATAGAGAATTTCTCTATGGGTACATCTGTTGAGCTATTTTGGAATACCGGAATTATTTAGTACCGTTCATCTACCATATTGGTCCGTTCGTGATAGTTATAGTTCTCAGGAAATATTCATTAGGGACAACAATGAGTGGTGTAAGGTGAGAGAATATTTGTTTTCAAAGAAGCTGAATTACAAATAGTTCAGCATATCTTGCCATATTTTGATTACccctgaaatattcatttcttgaGTGTTTATGATTTCATTGCAATGTAACTGAGTTATTATAATCTATAATCTTGCAGGAAATGTAAAGAGTTTTTGGGAAGTCTGACTCTAGAAGAGCTGAAAACTGTTAAGGtggaaatcaagagaaaaaatattcctGAACCTAAGGAACACATGACGATACATAGAGGACTTTATGATCCGAAAAGCCTTGTAATCCATTTTAAGAAAGGTATTTTGATTTAATATTGATGAATGTTGTTCTCATACTCCTTGGGACACTATTATGCAAgtattgtttaatttttattattgattggCGTAATTGATACTTTTCCTAGTTTTTATCAGATACAAGTTAGGTCATCTCTAAACTCTCCATGTACAATGTGCCATTGCCTCCATTTACCAAAACAAgttatgaaataattgaaaaaaaattatttatagtgcatatcataaatttcaaaacgcgtatcttttttaatttattttctaaAGAGCCTTAACTACGGTAGATAAAGTCTATTCACTATACTGGATTATCTTCCCTTTGCTTGATAAAGTATATTTATGTAATCTGAGGCCTATTCTTCTAATTTAAAACAAGGTTTGTggtaaattaaattaattataaaattgTTATATGATAAAGAAgtgtaattttttgttttaaaagtATCGGGTGTGAAACAACAAGTTATTACTACCTATAAATTTaagaaatattaatatattcattttcatattaaacTCTGCCTTGGAATGTATACCATTAATCTAAACAGTCAACATTTATGTTTGGATTTTGGTGAGTTTTCTACCACTCAACGTGGGATATGGAAGGAGTTGAGTCTGAAGTGTAAGTTATACATTGAAATTAAAGTTATTTTCCAATATAGAATATTACTATTGGTACATTCTCATTAGTTGTTAGCATTGCATATTATGTCAATGCTTATTCATATGTGTTTCAAAGTAAtcctcttaattttttttatacagggtCTCGAAAGGAATATACGTACACATgtgattgaaataaatttaaatttatgtaATGATTGCTTATTTCTATAccatacataaattgaatcaattcaaaattgcatAATTCCTGTGTAATAACTTTTAAATGTAGTAATGTCATTCCACCTCTGTATGAAAAAGAAAAGAGAATCCCATGATGTTAGAAGAAAGAAgaacgaagaagaagaatcaaAGAACTGCCAAGAAAGgaccttcaagaattatctaTGAAATACAATCTTTCATTCACTTCCTCACTTTGAATCAAggagttttttttattgtagacactgaaagttttaattttccaAAACGGTTTTTACCAAAGTCGTACTTACAGTTTTGCTATGGATTAGATTAGATTTTTCAGAtgggaaattttaaattttatttcataatttgagcaaatttttttctcattatgtTATGGGAGTTGGAATGAAAAACCTAATTAATCCACTGAAATTTTTTACTGAAGAATTTGTGATGTTTTTGGGAATAtccagaaaaaatttttattttttataataaatcactttTCTATTACAAATAAAAACTCCACAcaaataatcattttaaatATCTCCTTATAGAATCTTTACGAGGAATATTTGATAGAGAAGACATAGTTTTGAATCAGGAATTTGGTGAAGAAAATATCAAGACAAATTCAAGAGGTCGTGATAGAAGTTCTTCGTCTGAAGACAATAGAAAATCAGAAGTATCAAGAGATATATCTTATCACCGTGAATATTTGaaaggagaaaaaaacgaaCGGGAAAGATCATATAGGTCAGtatcaaaaatttataatatcaaCTCCTCAATTTTCGCGAATTCTTTTCATTCTATAAACATCACGGTATATTGGGCAGATTAATTATCAACTTTTACGCAAATAGTTGGTGCCCAAACATCTATAATTTCAAATGTCACtactattttttcttcaacaggAGCCGCTCTCGATCAGGCGGTAGATACAGAAGTCGTTCAGGATCTTATAGAAGAAGAAGCAGATCACCCTCAAGAAAAAACACAGAAAGGAGAAGGAGCACATGTTCCTCCCCACGAACACAGCCCAAAAAAAAGCCTGGTCTATTTATACCAACTGAGAGTGATTATTTGAGacataaaagaagaaaaactcATAGATCTCGTTCTCCGGTAGCATCATGTAGTAAGAATGAAGATAGGGAACATTCTAGCAGGTCTAGTGAGTAATTTTTCCACCATCTGAATATCTgacatttgaaaattaatgtacGAATTCTAATCTCAACACTTTTTTTGTTTGGGAGTTGATATAACCTTATGTTAGTGAAATATAATTTACAGAAAATGGTTCAACTTTAAGACAAGTTTTTGCAAtggattatttttgaaatttttagaaaaaaatttgactttaGACTGCTTAGTTCTCTCCATAATAGAGATACAGAGTTATCAAGCCAGAGAAAAAGTAAAGAAATATACTCAATATCATGACATAACAAATAAAAGGTTTGCTATGGGTAATAGAGATATTCTATGCTGTGAACGGCTGACAACCTCAACTGCGCATGTCTTGCGAACGGCCGACCAACGTAAAGAAAGTTGGTATAGGGATGTGtggttcgttcaatttcgacgaACCGGGTCGAACCAGATCTATGGCTGAGACGACCCGGTTCAAAAGACCCGTTCAATTGACCCAATGGTTCTTTTCAGCTCACTAGCTCAGATCGAATCATGTACGATTTGCGCATGATTCAAAGATCCGTAGATCTAGTTCTttcgttctttgttttttttttcttggtaaagAATGTTAAGTTAATATCAGCTTTGTATTTGTTAGTCGATATGTTTTTAATCGGATCGTGAATTtgtgataatgattttttttgagaCATAATCATAAACATAAAGGAGATTATTcattatcataaagttataagTTACTGAGATGGCAGAATATATTAAATTGATATCTGGTTCATGAGATGATTATGGacctttcgaaaaaatttcaaaatctgatatatatcctcgttcaaattgatgattttggaatatttaaatgactaatgaagaagtagaagtaaatcacgaatgtactttgtacagaacactaaattcacgaggtcttgaattattaattttaacgaAAACTACCTAATGATCATTACCTGTATCTATTCCAACCAAATAAATACAGAAGATCTGAAATCCCTCAAACTGATATTAccctaattaatatattttgttcccgaaaaatattcattttgatcaaCTTTGAAAAGTTAGGTTTGAATatatatagttaaaaaaattcccaaaaaataatgaacaatattcaaaaccataacattttcaagaaataataattggtgCATCTAAGAGAGTGCAATTACAGAGCCCAGTTTCTTTTATTATCTATAATCTTTCTTCAAAACCGGCTGCCGAGCCGATGATTCATTTGCGGAatgtatgtattttattactacagtccattcaggaattattgacatcccgggtggctttggaaaatcgaaattaagttggtactggctcattcagtaacattttgaattgcagatttcgggttggcattggaaatgtcattgacaggaggttagatttcagtttgttttgatcgaagaaattttgaaacttaaaagttgtatcaatttcaaacacacattgattagtttatttgagtatttctcacagtactgtttgaagaaagaagaaggcaagtcattacaacctggattattagtggaagaaaacctgtgcaatacgatttcaccttcaaagaatcattgattgatttgattgttaTCAAAAGCCGAGCCGAAAGCaatcaatatatcagcctggatgaaatttgaccaagaagca
Above is a window of Harmonia axyridis chromosome X, icHarAxyr1.1, whole genome shotgun sequence DNA encoding:
- the LOC123686356 gene encoding pre-mRNA-splicing factor 38B-like; this encodes MSGVRKCKEFLGSLTLEELKTVKVEIKRKNIPEPKEHMTIHRGLYDPKSLVIHFKKESLRGIFDREDIVLNQEFGEENIKTNSRGRDRSSSSEDNRKSEVSRDISYHREYLKGEKNERERSYRSRSRSGGRYRSRSGSYRRRSRSPSRKNTERRRSTCSSPRTQPKKKPGLFIPTESDYLRHKRRKTHRSRSPVASCSKNEDREHSSRSNADRYRRSRSRSSSRRSRSPSPSSKRWYRTRSRDRYLERKTEIGPYGDPKMSPYLFQDGKYWIPVGPTFIPRGFIPTPMYPRPFMPPMMMPRMPNMMPPYRQRVPRPRQQSPVVDVTPTTSVQILEVEGDTGQSKPQDI